DNA from Lentilitoribacter sp. Alg239-R112:
TTCAATTGCTCCTTTCATAGATGCATAGGCAGCCAACCCGATCATAGAAAACCGTGTAAGGCCAGTCGAGATATTGACGATTTGCCCACCATCCTCAATTGTCGGTAATAGGCGCTGAGTTAGAAAAAATACACCTTTAAAATGTATGTTCATCAGCTGATCAAATTCAGCCTCTTGGGTGTTTTCGATGGTATTATGAATACCTATTCCTGCATTATTGACGAGGTAATCCAACGTTTTTCGACCCCACTCGTTGTTCAAGGTCTCACTTAAACTCTCAATAAAATGGTCGAACTGAGCCAATTCACCAGTATCAAGCTGTAAGGATTGTGCCTTACCACCATTAGCACGAATTTCAGCGACAACCTCCTCCGCTAATTCACCGCTAGAATGATATGTGATAACTACACCCACGCCCTTCTGAGCTAAATGCAGCGCTATACTCTTGCCTAATCCACGGCTAGCGCCCGTAATCAATGCAATTTTGTTTTCATCCTTGGTCATAACATTATTCCTTTATCTATGTTCAATGACCCAATTTAGTGTTCATAAATAAGAACTACCTGCCCTATACTCCATATAACCTGCCTATTTCTCCAGATATCTAAAATCTGTCTTGAGGCGTCGAAATCATAGAGTTATAGCTATTTGGCAGGAGTAATAATGATGATCGATACCCAATTCATAGCAAGTGTGGACAAATACATCAGCAATCATGGTAACAATAGCTCAACCAATTTCAATGAGCCATTACGCCTTTTTGCCATGAAATACACTGAGCCAACTGCATTTGAAGCGACAGTATACGAACCCGTAACTTGCATGATCCTACAGGGCGCAAAAGAAGCCGTCTTCGATGGCAAGACATGCAGGTCTGAGGCGGGACAGTCCTTTATTGTCTCTCATAATTTGCCCATCATCTCTCGCATTACAAAAGCCAGCGAGCAAGAACCATACCTGGCCTTGGTTGTACCTATTGATTTATCCATTCTGCTCAGCCTCCATGGTCAAATCATTGGCCATGGAGTTTCAACCTCTGAAGTGACCTCGCTTGGCATGCAAAAAGCTGATGATGATTTTATCGATGCTATGCGCCGCTACTTTATGCTCTCGCAAGATGAGACTGAGGCAAATGTTATGGGTCCACTTATCCTAAAGGAACTACATTTTAGACTTTTACGAGCCAGACATGGTGGCATGTTGCGCCAGCTTCTGAACCGCGATAGTCACGCAAGCCGTATATCAAAGGCAATTGCTGAAATTAAAAAGAGTTTCAAAACTCAAATTGCCATCAATGACCTTGCTAATATCGCCGGTATGAGCGCCTCATCATTTCATGAGCATTTTAAATCCATCACCGCAACGTCACCACTGCAATACCAAAAGGAATTACGATTAATGGAAGCACGGCGGCTTATTGCTCAAGGTGATATTTCAATTTCATCAGCTGCGTTTGAAGTAGGCTATGAAAGCCCGACA
Protein-coding regions in this window:
- a CDS encoding AraC family transcriptional regulator translates to MMIDTQFIASVDKYISNHGNNSSTNFNEPLRLFAMKYTEPTAFEATVYEPVTCMILQGAKEAVFDGKTCRSEAGQSFIVSHNLPIISRITKASEQEPYLALVVPIDLSILLSLHGQIIGHGVSTSEVTSLGMQKADDDFIDAMRRYFMLSQDETEANVMGPLILKELHFRLLRARHGGMLRQLLNRDSHASRISKAIAEIKKSFKTQIAINDLANIAGMSASSFHEHFKSITATSPLQYQKELRLMEARRLIAQGDISISSAAFEVGYESPTQFTREYTRKFGASPRNDLGRIVIMV
- a CDS encoding SDR family oxidoreductase → MTKDENKIALITGASRGLGKSIALHLAQKGVGVVITYHSSGELAEEVVAEIRANGGKAQSLQLDTGELAQFDHFIESLSETLNNEWGRKTLDYLVNNAGIGIHNTIENTQEAEFDQLMNIHFKGVFFLTQRLLPTIEDGGQIVNISTGLTRFSMIGLAAYASMKGAIEVFTRYLAQELGPRNISVNTVAPGAIETDFGGGMVRDDPIVNDFVISTTAKGRVGMPDDIGGMVSSLLTGDNQWMTAQRLEVSGGQQL